Proteins from a genomic interval of Arachis hypogaea cultivar Tifrunner chromosome 10, arahy.Tifrunner.gnm2.J5K5, whole genome shotgun sequence:
- the LOC112718208 gene encoding uncharacterized protein, whose amino-acid sequence MLRRGYAKQVKEVRNLYIHEMELLQIEKELKEKACRESLRVANEEHKNLKAEAAQIRALERKIAQSCLQLFDGHNGTAAAIYAKENLLNNILSAIPSNLNRDEWIAALPRALVAGFVKTDKDFQQKGILTICFWEIMLIEDSTAWKPLPCCLHLRLSILRMFT is encoded by the exons ATGCTCCGAAGGGGCTACGCAAAGCAGGTGAAGGAGGTTCGCAATCTGTACATCCACGAAATGGAGCTGCTTCAGATCGAGAAGGAGCTCAAGGAAAAAGCTTGCAGAGAATCCCTTAGAGTTGCCAATGAGGAGCACAAGAATCTCAAGGCCGAAGCTGCGCAGATTAGGGCTCTGGAGCGAAAGATCGCACA aagttgtttgcagctatttGATGGTCACAATGGAACTGCTGCTGCTATTTATGCCAAGGAGAATCTTCTAAACAACATTTTAAGTGCAATTCCTTCAAATCTTAACAGAGATGAGTGGATAGCAGCATTGCCCAGGGCTTTGGTTGCAGGATTTGTGAAAACTGACAAAGATTTTCAACAGAAAG GTATATTGACTATCTGTTTTTGGGAGATTATGTTGATAGAGGACAGCACAGCTTGGAAACCATTACCTTGCTGCTTGCACTTAAG ATTGAGTATCCTGAGAATGTTCACCTGA